CGGAAGCCAATACGCAGGCAGGACGAGAGGTTTATAAACTTGCGGTCGCAGCAAGTACGCCCGGCCCACTGCGCAGTTCATCAGGGGTAAAACTATTACCGGATTGGGTAATCGATGACGCGCCAAACGAACCCATAGATACACTTCTTGTCGCCGGCTGCCCCAATATGACTGAGCGTCCGGTAAACAAGTCCATTTTAGACTGGTTGCGCCTCAACGCACCGAAAACTCGGCGCTATGGTTCAGTTTGCAGCGGCGCTTTCTTTCTGGCAGCGGCCGACCTTCTCGACGGACGGCGCGTCACCACGCACTGGGCCGTTGCACAAACGCTTGCAAGCCAGTATCCGCAAGTCCATGTCGATGAAGATTCCATACAGATAAGTGACGGCCCCGTACGCACGGCGGCAGGCGTGACAGCAGGCCTTGATCTGGCACTGGCGCTCGTCGAAGAGGATCTTGGTCGAGAGATTGCCATGCGTGTTGCAGGCCAGTTGGTGATGTTTTTCAAGCGCCCTGGCGGTCAGATGCAATTCAGCCGGAAAGGCGAAGCGGTTCCGGCGGGTCGCGGCGCGTTGCAAGAGCTTCAGCGCTGGGTCGCCGCCAATCCGGCGCTTGATCATAGTGTCGCCAGCCTTGCAGGGCGAATGGACCTAAGCCCCCGCCATTTCTCGCGACTGTTTCGCAGCGAAGTTGGTGTTACACCCACAACATGGGTTGAAGAGGCTCGCGTGAACACAGCAAGAAGGCTTCTGGAACTGGGACATGAAGCCCCAAAACGGGTTGCGGCCCATTGCGGATTTTCAGACGCGGACACATTTCGCCGCGCCTTTGTCCGCCATGTCGGCGTCACGCCCGCTGAATATCGCAAGCGCTTCGCCACACAAATCGGCGGCGCATAGAGCCTGAGTTAGACTGCCGGATCGAGTTTGCGGAAACGCACACGCGCAGAACGTTCAATTGCCGCAACCGTCAATTCGTCAAGATCCCAGCGATCACGCAGCATCTGAAGAAACTCCAGTTCTTCCTGCTCCACATGAAGATCGGCGGCGGCCACCTCAACGGCTAATGCATAAGCCGTCTCATAAAGCCTTTCAGGCAGTACCTCATGCGCAAGATCGAGAATTTTTTCCAAGCCGTCTTCATCGGCCAAAAGCGCGTAGCAATCACTTGCAAGTTTCGGCAGGTGTTTGGAGTCAAACCCCTGGAATACTGGCAAGCGCGAAACCGTATTGCCGATGGAAGCAAGCTCTGCGTCAGTCATCGCCGTATCGGCTGCGGATGTCGTCACCATGATGTAGACGAGAGCGTCCTGCGGTGAAATCTTGTTCATCAAATGCTCCTGCACCAGGCGATCGGAATCAAAACTTAAGGTCAATCGACGGGAAACGTAGGAAGCCTATCACACTTGCGCAAGGAAATTCGGTAGCAATAAGGTTAGCAAAGATTGACGCGCGCGCCGGGGCGCGCCATAGAGCATAAGCGTGTACACATACACCGTTTTCAACGAATAAAGCCCTTCACAGGATATCAGGATAAAACCATGACTTCGCATCGCCTTCCCGACATTACGCTGACCCCGGAACTGACCGCGGCGGCCGCGGAAGCGAAAGCATGGCCTTTTGAAGAGGCTAAAAAAATCCTGAAGCGTTATGCAAAGACCGGCATGCCGGAAACGGTGATCTTTGAGACCGGTTACGGCCCATCGGGTCTGCCGCATATTGGCACCTTTGGCGAAGTGGCCCGCACTTCGATGGTGCGTCATGCATTTCGCATTTTGACGGAAGACAAGGTCAAGACGCGCCTTATCTGCTTCTCCGACGATCTCGACGGCATGCGTAAGATCCCGGACAATGTGCCAGACAAGTCCGCACTTGAGCCTTATCTGCAATTACCGCTTTCCGCTGTGCCAAACCCATTTGGTGGTGAATACAATAGCTTTGCAGAACATAACAATGCCATGCTCTGCCGCTTCCTCGATACCTTCGGTTTCGATTACGAGTTTGCAAGTGCTACCGAATATTACAAGTCAGGCAAGTTCGATGCGGTACTGCTGAAGGCCGTCGAACGTTACGACGACATCATGAAAGTCATGCTGCCAACGCTTGGTGAAGAGCGACAGGCGACTTACAGCCCATTCCTGCCGATTTCGCCAAAGTCTGGTCGCGTGCTTTACGTGCCGATGAAAAGCGTGGACGCCAAGGCCGGCACCGTTACTTTTGACGATGAAGATGGCGTTGAAACCACCCTGTCTGTCACTGGCGGCAATGTGAAACTGCAATGGAAGCCAGACTTCGGCATGCGCTGGGCAGCTCTTGGTGTGGACTTCGAAATGTTCGGCAAGGATCACCAGACCAATGCGGGCATTTACGACCGCATTTGCGAAATTCTGGGCGGTCGTGCGCCAGAACATTTCGTCTATGAGCTGTTCCTCGACCAAATTGGCCAGAAGATTTCCAAGTCGAAGGGCAACGGTATTGCCATCGACGAATGGCTGGCCTATGCGCCGACCGAAAGCCTTGCGCTCTACAATTTCCAGAAGCCTAAGACCGCGAAGAAGCTCTATTTCGACGTGATCCCGAAGGCCGTGGACGAGTATTTCACCTATCTCGCTGCTTATGAGCGTCAGGAGTGGAAAGACCGTCTGAACAATCCGGTCTGGCATATTCATTATGGCAACCCGCCGAAGGTGAACCTGCCGATTACATTCGCGCTGATGCTCAACTTGGTGAGCGCATCGAATGCCGAAAATCCGGCTGTTCTCTGGGGCTTCATCTCGCGTCATGTACCGGGTGTTACACCTGAAAACAATCCGGAACTCGACGCGCTCGTTGGCTATGCGATCCGTTACTTCAACGATTTCGTCAAGCCGACCAAGCAGTTCCGCGCACCGGACGATGTGGAACGAGCAGCACTTGCAGCGCTGGATGAGAAACTCTCAACTCTTCCCGCTGGCACCGATGGCAATGACATTCAGAATGCTATTCTGGACGTGGCTCGCGCAATCGAACGATATCAGGATCACACCAAGAAGAGCCCTGAAGGTGGTCCCGGCGTATCGGTTTCCTTCTTCCAGATGCTCTATGAAGTG
The genomic region above belongs to Ochrobactrum quorumnocens and contains:
- a CDS encoding GlxA family transcriptional regulator — translated: MIALPGVQLLDVSGPLDVFAEANTQAGREVYKLAVAASTPGPLRSSSGVKLLPDWVIDDAPNEPIDTLLVAGCPNMTERPVNKSILDWLRLNAPKTRRYGSVCSGAFFLAAADLLDGRRVTTHWAVAQTLASQYPQVHVDEDSIQISDGPVRTAAGVTAGLDLALALVEEDLGREIAMRVAGQLVMFFKRPGGQMQFSRKGEAVPAGRGALQELQRWVAANPALDHSVASLAGRMDLSPRHFSRLFRSEVGVTPTTWVEEARVNTARRLLELGHEAPKRVAAHCGFSDADTFRRAFVRHVGVTPAEYRKRFATQIGGA
- a CDS encoding tellurite resistance TerB family protein, producing the protein MNKISPQDALVYIMVTTSAADTAMTDAELASIGNTVSRLPVFQGFDSKHLPKLASDCYALLADEDGLEKILDLAHEVLPERLYETAYALAVEVAAADLHVEQEELEFLQMLRDRWDLDELTVAAIERSARVRFRKLDPAV
- a CDS encoding lysine--tRNA ligase; the protein is MTSHRLPDITLTPELTAAAAEAKAWPFEEAKKILKRYAKTGMPETVIFETGYGPSGLPHIGTFGEVARTSMVRHAFRILTEDKVKTRLICFSDDLDGMRKIPDNVPDKSALEPYLQLPLSAVPNPFGGEYNSFAEHNNAMLCRFLDTFGFDYEFASATEYYKSGKFDAVLLKAVERYDDIMKVMLPTLGEERQATYSPFLPISPKSGRVLYVPMKSVDAKAGTVTFDDEDGVETTLSVTGGNVKLQWKPDFGMRWAALGVDFEMFGKDHQTNAGIYDRICEILGGRAPEHFVYELFLDQIGQKISKSKGNGIAIDEWLAYAPTESLALYNFQKPKTAKKLYFDVIPKAVDEYFTYLAAYERQEWKDRLNNPVWHIHYGNPPKVNLPITFALMLNLVSASNAENPAVLWGFISRHVPGVTPENNPELDALVGYAIRYFNDFVKPTKQFRAPDDVERAALAALDEKLSTLPAGTDGNDIQNAILDVARAIERYQDHTKKSPEGGPGVSVSFFQMLYEVLIGQERGPRFGSFVALYGIDETRALIQKALAGTLS